In Funiculus sociatus GB2-C1, the sequence GGTTCTCCAACGATTTTGAAAAGGACAAGGTTTTTCGGACTAGGCGAGATACCCGTTGCCTCAACGTATTGTTGAATCGCTCAATGTAGCTGGTTTTTCCAGTTTCTTTACCAACGGCTCG encodes:
- a CDS encoding IS1 family transposase, coding for RAVGKETGKTSYIERFNNTLRQRVSRLVRKTLSFSKSLENHIGAIWYFIHHYNASLLM